Proteins encoded by one window of Dreissena polymorpha isolate Duluth1 chromosome 11, UMN_Dpol_1.0, whole genome shotgun sequence:
- the LOC127849890 gene encoding uncharacterized protein LOC127849890, translating into MGVTVRKLRNTPEDSEFAAKLLVEAFRGKFVHSITEAKLPIAVRNLSAFHVAQADDFRDRTFVAELDGSPVGVLGLKFHGDEDREYACLGMFTTGSAQRHTCYVDHICVDDRARGKGVGKVLMEKAEAEARCRQCKAMTLYVTTDNRARHLYERQGYSVIATESVCGCLGCCIGPPGSVYEMSKPL; encoded by the exons ATGGGGGtgactgtccgaaaattaagaaacACACCCGAAGATTCGGAATTCGCGGCCAAGTTACTGGTGGAGGCTTTCCGTGGAAAGTTCGTGCATAGCATAACGGAGGCAAA ACTTCCCATCGCCGTAAGGAACCTATCCGCCTTCCATGTAGCGCAGGCAGACGACTTCCGTGACCGGACGTTTGTTGCAGAGCTCGACGGGTCACCAGTGGGTGTACTCGGACTCAAGTTTCACGGGGACGAAGATAGAGA GTACGCGTGTTTAGGCATGTTTACGACCGGCAGTGCACAGCGCCACACGTGCTATGTGGACCATATCTGTGTAGACGACAGGGCGCGGGGGAAGGGCGTGGGTAAAGTTCTTATGGAGAAGGCAGAGGCGGAGGCCCGATGCCGACAGTGTAAG GCAATGACCCTCTACGTTACGACTGACAACCGTGCCCGGCATTTGTACGAAAGACAGGGGTACTCGGTCATTGCCACAGAAAGTGTTTGTGGATGTCTGGGCTGCTGTATTGGACCACCAGGG